In Schizosaccharomyces osmophilus chromosome 2, complete sequence, the following proteins share a genomic window:
- the cpp1 gene encoding protein farnesyltransferase beta subunit Cpp1, with protein sequence MMVELTNTQALQEETALAVAPLLQNRPEPFHFTKHHDYLKKMLEPLPSYFSVLDASKAWMVYWELNSLAVVKKLDGPVRSRAISTIRQLRGENGGFCGGNGQQEHVLSTYAAVLSICLCDCDEAFALINKERLLQWFFSLKNADGSFRVNQEGESDARSAYAVVCVASLLGLPNDHDLFKGTLEWLCNCQTYEGGLAGVPYAEAHGGYTYCALAAIALLQGIQKLDIPSLVKWLVQRQDRALYGFSGRTNKLVDGCYSWWVGGSHLILASGYGNRSENVTHALFYNSDKLLKYILQCCQGKSGGLRDKPPKRPDQYHTCYCLLGLSSIAYDYKVQDNDWLIEPSQHSTLNFLLPTHPIFCIPLGLEKKMLSYFKAI encoded by the coding sequence ATGATGGTTGAGCTTACTAATACGCAGGCCttacaagaagaaacagCTTTAGCTGTTGCACCTTTGCTACAGAATAGACCGGAGCCTTTCCATTTTACCAAGCACCATGattatttaaagaaaatgttaGAACCGCTTCCTAGCTATTTTTCTGTCTTAGATGCCTCTAAGGCCTGGATGGTTTATTGGGAGCTTAATTCCTTAGCTGTTGTGAAAAAGTTGGACGGGCCTGTTAGGTCGAGAGCAATTAGTACTATTCGTCAATTACGAGGTGAAAACGGTGGTTTTTGTGGTGGAAACGGTCAACAAGAACATGTTTTGAGTACTTATGCAGCTGTACTAAGTATCTGCTTATGCGATTGTGACGAAGCCTTTGCTCTTatcaacaaagaaaggCTACTACAGTGGTTTTTTTCCTTAAAAAACGCTGATGGATCTTTTCGCGTGAATCAAGAAGGCGAGTCTGATGCTCGTTCAGCCTATGCAGTTGTTTGTGTTGCGTCCCTTTTGGGACTTCCTAATGATCACGATCTATTCAAGGGCACTTTAGAATGGCTTTGCAACTGCCAAACATATGAGGGTGGATTAGCGGGTGTTCCTTATGCTGAAGCGCATGGTGGATACACATATTGTGCTTTAGCCGCAATTGCTTTGTTACAAGGAATACAGAAATTGGATATTCCAAGTCTTGTAAAATGGTTAGTGCAAAGGCAGGATCGTGCTCTTTATGGCTTTTCTGGAAGAACAAACAAACTTGTGGATGGCTGCTATAGCTGGTGGGTAGGCGGAAGCCACCTTATATTAGCATCTGGATATGGTAACAGGTCTGAGAATGTAACACATGCCTTATTTTACAATTCAGACAAACTTCTAAAATACATTCTTCAATGCTGTCAAGGAAAGTCTGGTGGTTTACGTGATAAGCCTCCCAAACGACCTGATCAATACCATACATGTTACTGTCTACTAGGGTTGTCTTCTATAGCTTATGACTATAAAGTACAAGATAATGATTGGTTGATTGAACCTTCTCAACATTCGACtctgaattttttgttgcCGACTCATCCCATTTTTTGTATACCTTTGggtttggaaaaaaagatgctATCCTACTTTAAAGCTATTTAA